In Pantoea cypripedii, the following proteins share a genomic window:
- the yccS gene encoding YccS family putative transporter yields the protein MIYDALPGWRRYLFNSSLRYLLRIFFALAGCAAVPWWLQQIEWTIPLTLGVVAAALADLDDRLAGRLRNLLITLICFCIASVSVELLFPYPWAFVIGLALSTWGFILLGALGQRYATIAFGALLIAVYTMLGTGLFHQWWMQPSLLLVGALWYNLLTLIGHLIFPVRPVQEQLAASFSQLARYLDAKATLFDPDGGEQDDAALIATAMANSQLVAQLNLTKSTIQSRLRGDRGSRSTRRSLHYYFVAQDIHERASSSHLQYHQLRDDWRYNEVLFRFQRLLNMQAHACRQLAENILLRQPWHHDAHFERAFERLETALARLQQSAPDEANIRALFWLLRNLRAMDAQLASIESEQKLAQPAASSDDNLSSDELSGWADIRLRISRHLTPTSALFRHAVRMTLVLCVGYGFIQLTGLHRGYWILLTSLFVCQPNYNATRRRLALRIGGTLAGIAIGLPVLWLVPSIEGQLILIVFSGVLFFAFRQIQYAQATLFITLLVLLCFNLLGEGFEVALPRVMDTLLGCGLAWLAVAFVWPDWHFRQLPAVAERTLNANCRYLDAIMEQYHQGKDNRLAYRVARRDAHNADAELASVVSNMSSEARYQQSLRENAFRLLCLNHSFLSYISALGAHRVGLSDPTLLALLDDAVCFVEDVLQIERVSDAEAARMQQALLHRLAGMKASPETQAPLVLQQLGLLIALLPEIARLRRILVAA from the coding sequence ATGATATATGATGCTTTACCTGGCTGGCGTCGTTATCTGTTTAACAGCAGCCTGCGTTACTTACTGCGTATTTTTTTCGCCCTTGCGGGATGCGCCGCCGTACCCTGGTGGCTACAGCAGATTGAGTGGACGATCCCACTCACCCTGGGTGTCGTGGCAGCAGCACTGGCCGATCTCGACGATCGTCTGGCAGGACGCCTGCGTAATCTGCTGATTACCCTAATCTGTTTTTGCATCGCGTCGGTATCGGTCGAGTTGCTGTTCCCCTATCCCTGGGCCTTTGTTATCGGTCTGGCACTGTCAACCTGGGGATTTATTTTGCTGGGGGCGCTCGGGCAGCGTTACGCCACCATCGCCTTCGGTGCCCTGCTTATCGCCGTCTATACCATGCTCGGCACGGGTCTGTTTCACCAATGGTGGATGCAACCGTCCCTCCTGTTAGTGGGAGCCTTGTGGTACAACCTGCTGACCTTAATTGGCCATCTGATCTTTCCGGTACGCCCGGTTCAGGAACAATTAGCAGCCAGTTTTTCCCAGCTGGCACGCTACCTGGATGCCAAAGCCACCCTGTTTGATCCTGATGGTGGCGAGCAGGATGATGCTGCACTGATCGCCACCGCCATGGCGAACAGCCAATTGGTGGCCCAGCTAAACCTCACCAAAAGTACCATTCAGAGCCGATTACGTGGCGACCGGGGTTCCCGCAGTACCAGACGCAGCCTGCACTATTATTTTGTCGCCCAGGATATCCATGAACGCGCCAGCTCGTCGCATCTGCAATATCATCAACTACGTGACGACTGGCGCTACAACGAAGTGCTGTTTCGTTTTCAGCGTTTGCTGAATATGCAGGCGCACGCCTGTCGTCAGTTGGCTGAGAATATTTTATTGCGCCAGCCATGGCACCACGATGCACACTTTGAACGCGCCTTTGAGCGGCTGGAAACCGCGCTGGCACGCTTGCAGCAAAGTGCTCCCGATGAAGCCAACATCCGCGCCCTGTTCTGGCTGTTACGGAATTTGCGTGCCATGGACGCTCAACTGGCGTCGATTGAGTCAGAACAAAAGCTGGCGCAACCCGCTGCTTCAAGCGATGACAACCTTTCCAGCGATGAGTTAAGCGGCTGGGCGGATATCCGCTTGCGTATTAGCCGCCATCTCACACCGACTTCAGCGCTATTCCGACACGCAGTCAGAATGACGCTGGTGTTATGCGTGGGTTATGGCTTTATTCAACTAACGGGCCTACACCGTGGCTACTGGATTCTGCTCACCAGCCTGTTTGTCTGCCAGCCGAACTACAATGCCACGCGACGTCGCCTCGCACTGCGCATTGGTGGCACGCTGGCGGGGATAGCTATCGGTTTACCGGTATTGTGGCTGGTGCCTTCAATAGAGGGACAGTTGATACTGATCGTCTTCAGTGGTGTGCTGTTTTTTGCCTTTCGGCAAATACAATATGCCCAGGCGACACTGTTCATTACTCTGCTGGTGCTGCTGTGCTTCAATCTGCTGGGTGAAGGGTTTGAAGTCGCACTGCCGCGTGTCATGGATACGTTGCTGGGTTGTGGTCTGGCATGGCTGGCTGTCGCCTTCGTCTGGCCGGACTGGCACTTCCGTCAGTTACCCGCCGTAGCCGAACGCACCCTGAATGCCAACTGTCGCTACCTTGATGCCATTATGGAGCAATATCATCAGGGCAAAGATAACCGTCTGGCTTACCGTGTGGCTCGCCGCGATGCACACAACGCCGATGCAGAACTGGCTTCGGTGGTTTCCAATATGAGCAGTGAAGCCCGTTACCAGCAGTCATTACGTGAAAATGCTTTTCGGCTACTGTGCCTGAATCACTCTTTTCTCAGCTATATTTCAGCACTCGGCGCGCATCGTGTCGGGCTGAGCGACCCGACGCTACTGGCGTTGCTGGATGATGCGGTATGCTTTGTTGAAGATGTTTTGCAAATTGAGCGCGTCAGCGATGCTGAGGCCGCCCGGATGCAGCAGGCCCTGCTCCATCGTCTGGCCGGGATGAAAGCCAGCCCGGAAACGCAGGCACCGTTAGTTTTGCAACAGCTGGGGTTACTCATCGCCCTGCTGCCGGAAATAGCGCGCCTGCGTCGTATCCTCGTGGCGGCTTAA
- a CDS encoding YccF domain-containing protein, with translation MRTVLNILNFVLGGVFTTLSWLLATLISIILIFTLPLTRSCWEITKLSLLPFGNEAVHIDVLRPDSKNQVMNAGGTFLNIFWLVFFGWWLCLMHISAGIVQCLTIIGIPVGIANFKIAAIALWPVGRRVVSVEEAQAAREANARRRY, from the coding sequence ATGCGCACCGTGCTCAATATTCTCAACTTTGTGCTGGGGGGCGTTTTTACCACCCTTAGCTGGCTGCTGGCGACCCTGATCAGCATCATTCTTATCTTTACGCTGCCATTAACGCGTTCCTGCTGGGAGATAACCAAACTCTCGCTGCTGCCATTTGGTAATGAGGCGGTGCACATTGATGTACTGCGTCCGGACAGCAAAAACCAGGTGATGAACGCGGGTGGCACCTTTCTCAACATCTTCTGGCTGGTGTTTTTTGGCTGGTGGCTGTGCCTGATGCATATTTCTGCCGGTATCGTACAGTGCCTGACGATTATCGGAATTCCTGTTGGCATTGCCAATTTCAAGATTGCTGCCATCGCTTTGTGGCCGGTGGGACGTCGCGTGGTGTCGGTGGAAGAAGCTCAGGCAGCGCGGGAAGCCAATGCCCGCCGTCGTTACTAA
- the helD gene encoding DNA helicase IV, which yields MELKATSMGKRLAQHPYNRVRLLAAGVEVSGDRHEYLIPFNQLLDIVCKRGLVWGELEFLLPEDKVVRLHGTEWQETQRFFHYLQQAWQRWSQEMSEVCVEVLTHLQQEIFAFTGQDRWLKRSELNAVKENITRQFSALPLPTSRLEKFENCRELWQFCQQWLEQGDAAIRQRNREWTAKILQEYQEFFSTVETTPLNPSQCEAVVNGEDALLVLAGAGSGKTSVLVARAGWLLKRKLAQPEQILLLAFGRQATDEMNDRIQARLGESAIQARTFHALALHIIREGSNKQPVISKLESDSKVRRQLLIEAWREQCNGKKAQASGWRQWLQDELEWDIAEGPFWQDDKLAQRLASRLERWLGLMRMHGGAQAAMIADVPEEQRDQFSKRIKLMAPILKAWKTALKEEGAVDFSGLIHQAIAILEKGRFISPWKHILVDEFQDISPQRAALLTALRQQNKRTALFAVGDDWQAIYRFSGAEMSLTTAFHHYFGEGDRCVLDTTYRFNDRIGEIANRFVQQNPHQLRKPLNSLTKGNKKSVTLLAQEQLEPLLDKLSGYVKPDERVLLLARYHHLRPALLDKAKTRWPKLQLDFMTIHASKGQQADYVIVLGLHEGRDGFPAAARESIMEQGLLPQPEAFPDAEERRLAYVALTRARQQVWLLFDKDRPSVFVGHFRDLGVPQNRKA from the coding sequence ATGGAACTGAAAGCAACATCAATGGGTAAACGTCTGGCACAGCACCCTTATAATCGCGTGCGTCTGCTGGCTGCAGGGGTTGAAGTCAGCGGCGATCGTCATGAATACCTCATACCTTTCAATCAGTTATTAGATATCGTTTGTAAGCGAGGACTGGTATGGGGCGAGCTGGAATTTTTGTTGCCTGAAGACAAAGTGGTGCGACTACATGGCACCGAGTGGCAGGAAACACAGCGCTTTTTTCATTACCTGCAACAAGCCTGGCAACGCTGGAGCCAGGAGATGAGTGAGGTCTGTGTTGAGGTGTTGACCCACTTACAACAGGAAATCTTTGCCTTTACCGGACAGGACCGCTGGTTGAAACGCAGCGAACTCAATGCGGTGAAGGAAAATATCACCCGGCAATTCTCCGCGTTACCTTTGCCAACATCACGTCTCGAAAAGTTCGAAAATTGCCGTGAATTATGGCAATTCTGCCAGCAATGGCTGGAGCAGGGTGATGCCGCTATTCGTCAGCGTAATCGTGAATGGACCGCAAAAATTCTGCAGGAATATCAGGAATTCTTTTCCACGGTTGAGACGACCCCACTGAATCCTTCGCAATGCGAAGCCGTGGTTAACGGTGAAGATGCGTTGCTGGTGCTGGCGGGGGCCGGCAGCGGCAAAACCTCGGTGCTGGTGGCGCGTGCTGGTTGGTTATTAAAACGCAAACTGGCACAACCGGAACAAATTTTGCTGCTGGCCTTTGGGCGTCAGGCGACAGATGAGATGAACGATCGCATTCAGGCGCGGCTCGGCGAAAGCGCGATTCAGGCGCGTACCTTCCATGCGCTGGCGTTGCATATTATTCGTGAGGGCAGTAATAAGCAGCCGGTTATCAGCAAACTGGAAAGTGATAGCAAAGTCCGCCGTCAATTGCTGATTGAGGCCTGGCGTGAACAATGTAACGGTAAAAAAGCGCAGGCCAGCGGCTGGCGTCAGTGGCTCCAGGACGAGCTGGAGTGGGACATTGCCGAAGGGCCGTTCTGGCAGGATGACAAACTGGCGCAGCGTCTGGCTTCTCGTCTGGAACGCTGGCTGGGACTGATGCGGATGCACGGCGGTGCTCAGGCCGCGATGATTGCGGATGTGCCGGAAGAACAGCGCGATCAATTTAGCAAACGTATTAAGTTGATGGCTCCGATCCTGAAGGCGTGGAAAACCGCGCTGAAGGAGGAGGGGGCTGTCGATTTCTCCGGCCTGATCCATCAGGCGATTGCTATCCTGGAGAAAGGGCGATTTATCAGCCCGTGGAAGCATATTTTGGTGGATGAATTTCAGGATATCTCCCCACAACGTGCCGCATTGCTGACCGCATTACGTCAACAAAACAAACGTACGGCGCTGTTTGCTGTGGGTGATGACTGGCAGGCAATTTATCGCTTTAGCGGCGCGGAGATGAGTCTCACGACGGCCTTCCATCATTATTTTGGCGAAGGTGACCGCTGCGTGCTGGATACCACGTATCGTTTTAACGATCGTATTGGTGAGATTGCCAATCGTTTTGTGCAGCAAAACCCACATCAGCTGCGCAAACCACTGAATAGTCTTACCAAAGGGAATAAGAAGTCGGTTACGTTACTGGCACAGGAACAACTTGAACCATTACTCGATAAGTTAAGTGGTTACGTGAAGCCGGATGAACGAGTTCTGCTGCTGGCACGCTACCATCATTTACGTCCGGCGTTGCTGGATAAAGCCAAAACTCGCTGGCCAAAACTGCAACTGGATTTTATGACGATCCACGCCAGCAAAGGGCAACAGGCGGATTATGTGATCGTGCTGGGCTTGCATGAAGGGCGTGATGGATTCCCGGCTGCGGCGCGGGAATCCATCATGGAACAAGGGCTGTTACCGCAACCAGAGGCGTTCCCGGATGCAGAAGAACGTCGATTAGCCTACGTGGCGCTGACGCGTGCACGTCAGCAGGTTTGGTTGCTGTTCGATAAGGATCGGCCTTCCGTATTTGTCGGGCATTTCCGCGATTTAGGGGTGCCGCAGAACCGGAAAGCCTGA
- the mgsA gene encoding methylglyoxal synthase: MEQTVRTLNIQKHIALVAHDHCKASLLDWVQKNQSALQSHVLYATGTTGNLINRHTGLDVNAMLSGPLGGDQQVGALISEGKIDVLFFFWDPLNAVPHDPDVKALLRLATVWNIPVATNRSTADFLIQSPLFAREVEIQIPDYPRYLADRLKA; the protein is encoded by the coding sequence ATGGAGCAAACCGTTCGTACCCTCAATATTCAGAAACATATCGCCCTCGTCGCTCACGATCACTGCAAAGCCTCATTGCTGGATTGGGTGCAGAAAAACCAAAGCGCATTGCAGTCACATGTGTTGTACGCCACCGGTACCACCGGCAATCTCATCAATCGTCATACCGGTCTGGACGTGAACGCCATGTTGAGCGGCCCGCTGGGCGGCGATCAGCAGGTTGGCGCGTTGATTTCGGAAGGTAAAATTGATGTGTTGTTCTTCTTCTGGGACCCGCTTAACGCCGTACCGCACGATCCGGACGTTAAAGCGTTGCTACGCCTGGCGACAGTCTGGAATATCCCGGTGGCGACTAACCGCTCCACCGCGGATTTCCTCATCCAGTCGCCGTTGTTTGCCCGTGAAGTGGAGATTCAGATCCCTGATTACCCTCGTTATCTGGCAGATCGCCTGAAAGCGTAA
- a CDS encoding DUF2057 family protein yields the protein MKLFLTVTGLIMLLVSASCHAITLKLDPEIDLLVLDGRKISGSLLKGADSLELERGQHQFLFRVEKSPDSSPRNNPHYQSVPMIVTFTATAKSVAIRLPALDNRRERSTFDRTLNFQLIDEQGKEIASIRDRLPQPDGGDLEQAMLKYNRNGQAASVPRFAVQTSSLSDTQINADFAWQDVSDLPLLQRWFERFDAATRLRFLSWMKTLRAS from the coding sequence ATGAAGCTGTTTTTGACTGTTACGGGTTTGATCATGCTACTCGTATCAGCATCCTGCCATGCCATTACCCTGAAACTTGATCCGGAAATCGATCTTCTGGTGCTGGATGGGCGCAAAATTTCCGGTTCACTGCTGAAAGGGGCGGACAGCCTGGAACTGGAACGCGGACAGCACCAGTTTTTGTTTCGCGTGGAAAAATCACCGGACTCATCACCTCGCAACAACCCGCATTATCAATCCGTGCCGATGATTGTGACCTTCACCGCCACAGCCAAAAGCGTCGCTATTCGTCTGCCCGCGCTGGACAACCGCCGTGAGCGTTCCACCTTCGACAGAACACTCAATTTCCAGCTGATCGATGAGCAGGGCAAAGAAATCGCCAGCATTCGTGACCGTCTGCCACAGCCGGATGGTGGCGATCTGGAACAGGCAATGCTGAAGTATAACCGTAATGGTCAGGCCGCTTCCGTGCCGCGCTTTGCGGTGCAAACCAGCAGCCTGTCTGACACTCAGATAAACGCAGATTTCGCCTGGCAGGACGTCAGTGATCTGCCTTTATTACAACGTTGGTTTGAGCGTTTTGATGCTGCCACCCGTTTGCGTTTTCTCAGCTGGATGAAAACCTTACGCGCAAGTTGA
- a CDS encoding CoA-binding protein, whose product MNDQTIRDVLTHAKRIALVGASDRPDRPSYGVMKFLLDQGYDVVPVSPKLAGQQLLGQTAYATLADIPGNIDMVDVFRNAEAAWGVAQEAIAIGAKTLWLQLGVINEQAAVLAQDAGLTVIMDRCPKIEIPRLGISQPVH is encoded by the coding sequence ATGAACGATCAAACCATTCGTGATGTTTTGACTCACGCCAAACGTATTGCGCTGGTGGGTGCCAGCGATCGTCCCGATCGTCCCAGCTACGGCGTGATGAAATTTTTGCTCGATCAGGGCTACGACGTGGTTCCGGTCAGCCCAAAACTTGCCGGTCAGCAGCTGTTGGGACAGACAGCCTACGCTACTCTGGCCGATATTCCAGGCAACATTGATATGGTGGATGTGTTTCGCAATGCCGAAGCGGCGTGGGGAGTGGCACAGGAAGCCATTGCGATTGGCGCGAAGACACTCTGGTTGCAACTCGGCGTGATCAATGAACAAGCCGCGGTGCTGGCGCAGGATGCGGGATTGACGGTGATAATGGATCGTTGCCCGAAGATTGAGATACCGCGACTGGGCATTTCGCAACCGGTGCATTAA
- the hspQ gene encoding heat shock protein HspQ, giving the protein MIASKFGIGQQVRHRLSGVLGVIVDVDAEYSLDEPKLEEVGAAEKLRAAPWYHVVMEDEEGEQVHTYVAEIQLAGETSFEHPEQPSMDELAASIRQQLQAPRLRH; this is encoded by the coding sequence ATGATTGCCAGTAAATTTGGAATTGGACAGCAGGTCCGACACCGTCTCTCCGGGGTGCTCGGCGTGATTGTGGATGTCGATGCGGAGTATTCGCTGGACGAACCTAAGCTGGAAGAAGTGGGTGCCGCAGAGAAACTGCGTGCAGCGCCCTGGTATCATGTGGTGATGGAAGATGAAGAAGGCGAGCAGGTTCATACCTATGTCGCTGAAATCCAGCTTGCTGGTGAAACCTCATTTGAACACCCGGAACAACCTTCCATGGACGAACTGGCCGCGTCGATTCGGCAGCAGCTACAGGCACCACGCCTGCGTCATTGA
- the rlmI gene encoding 23S rRNA (cytosine(1962)-C(5))-methyltransferase RlmI: MTVRLILAKGREKSLLRRHPWVFSGAVARMEGKAQSGETIDICDSNGKWLARAAYSPQSQIRARVWSWQQDESIDIAFFVRRFTEAQQWRSWLAQRDGLDSYRLIAGESDGMPGVTIDRFGDFLVLQLLSAGAEYQRPTLVSALQQCFPECAIYDRSDVAVRKKEGLELAQGPVCGELPPPLLPITEHGMKLLVNIQGGHKTGYYLDQRDSRFATRRYADNARVLNCFSYTGGFAVSALMGGCREVISVDTSQDALDVAKQNVELNGLDVSRAQFLRDDVFKLLRRYRDSGEKFDLIVMDPPKFVENKNQLAGACRGYKDINMLAMQLLNPGGFLMTFSCSGLMATDLFQKIIADAAVDAGRDVQFIEQFRQAADHPVIASYPEGLYLKGFACRAL; this comes from the coding sequence ATGACAGTTCGATTGATTCTCGCTAAGGGACGTGAAAAATCCCTTCTCCGCCGCCATCCCTGGGTGTTTTCGGGTGCCGTTGCCCGCATGGAAGGTAAAGCCCAGTCCGGGGAAACCATTGATATTTGTGACAGCAATGGCAAATGGCTGGCCCGTGCCGCTTATTCACCGCAATCGCAGATTCGGGCGCGCGTCTGGAGCTGGCAACAGGATGAGTCAATCGACATTGCCTTCTTTGTCCGCCGCTTTACCGAGGCACAGCAGTGGCGTAGCTGGCTGGCACAGCGCGATGGCCTGGATAGCTATCGTCTGATTGCCGGTGAATCTGATGGCATGCCTGGCGTGACCATTGACCGTTTCGGTGATTTCCTCGTGCTGCAGCTGCTGTCTGCCGGTGCTGAATATCAGCGCCCGACCCTTGTTTCCGCCCTGCAGCAATGCTTCCCGGAATGCGCGATTTACGATCGTTCCGACGTGGCAGTACGTAAAAAAGAGGGACTGGAGCTGGCACAAGGTCCGGTGTGTGGTGAGCTTCCACCACCGCTGCTGCCGATTACCGAGCATGGCATGAAATTGCTGGTGAATATTCAGGGCGGCCATAAAACCGGTTATTACCTCGATCAACGTGATAGCCGCTTTGCCACTCGCCGTTATGCCGATAATGCGCGCGTGCTGAACTGCTTCTCTTACACCGGTGGTTTTGCGGTATCGGCATTGATGGGCGGTTGCCGTGAAGTGATTAGCGTTGATACCTCGCAGGATGCCCTGGATGTAGCAAAACAGAACGTGGAACTTAATGGCCTGGATGTCTCCCGTGCCCAGTTCCTGCGTGATGATGTGTTTAAGTTGCTGCGTCGTTACCGTGATAGCGGTGAAAAGTTTGACCTTATCGTGATGGACCCGCCGAAATTCGTTGAGAACAAAAATCAACTGGCCGGTGCCTGTCGTGGTTATAAAGACATCAATATGCTGGCGATGCAATTGCTGAACCCCGGCGGTTTTCTGATGACCTTCTCCTGTTCAGGACTGATGGCGACTGATTTGTTCCAGAAAATCATTGCTGATGCCGCCGTCGATGCCGGTCGTGATGTACAATTTATTGAGCAGTTCCGTCAGGCAGCCGACCACCCGGTGATCGCCAGCTATCCTGAAGGGCTTTATCTGAAAGGTTTCGCCTGCCGCGCACTGTGA
- the yccX gene encoding acylphosphatase yields the protein MATTCFKIWVHGLVQGVGFRYSTQAQARQLDVKGYARNLSDGSVEVLAWGEEAQVTALIDWLKAGGPRSARVEKVLVEPHQPAEPPSRFTTG from the coding sequence ATGGCCACTACCTGCTTCAAAATCTGGGTGCACGGTCTGGTGCAGGGCGTTGGATTTCGCTACAGCACGCAGGCGCAGGCCAGACAGCTGGACGTGAAAGGTTATGCCCGCAACCTGAGTGATGGCAGCGTGGAAGTGCTGGCCTGGGGCGAGGAAGCGCAGGTCACGGCATTAATTGATTGGTTAAAGGCGGGTGGCCCGCGCAGCGCACGCGTAGAAAAAGTGCTGGTGGAACCCCATCAGCCGGCAGAACCGCCCAGCCGTTTCACCACTGGCTGA
- the tusE gene encoding sulfurtransferase TusE, with amino-acid sequence MIFAGKEIATDAEGYLKNSADWSEPLAQAIAATEDITLSEAHWEVVHFVRAFYLEFNTSPAIRMLVKAMAQKYGEEKGNSRYLFRLFPEGPAKQATKIAGLPKPAKCL; translated from the coding sequence GTGATTTTTGCCGGTAAAGAGATCGCCACCGATGCGGAAGGCTATCTGAAAAACAGCGCGGACTGGAGCGAGCCCCTGGCGCAAGCCATTGCCGCAACCGAGGACATCACCCTGAGCGAAGCGCATTGGGAAGTGGTGCACTTTGTGCGGGCTTTCTATCTGGAATTTAATACCTCACCGGCAATTCGTATGCTGGTAAAGGCAATGGCGCAAAAATATGGCGAGGAGAAAGGCAACAGCCGCTATCTGTTCCGCCTGTTCCCGGAAGGCCCGGCAAAGCAGGCGACGAAAATTGCCGGATTGCCAAAACCGGCGAAGTGTCTGTAA